A section of the Salvia hispanica cultivar TCC Black 2014 unplaced genomic scaffold, UniMelb_Shisp_WGS_1.0 HiC_scaffold_227, whole genome shotgun sequence genome encodes:
- the LOC125198739 gene encoding putative nuclease HARBI1 isoform X2: protein MLLVDIMDVYRVETTVLVRRYMNARTRRAKRIILEHARRCSVLSKIPRQEEHLGRLVNFSDIDCISNLRMDRNTFGRLCRLLVDRAGLRTGKVLGVEEQLAIFLSVLSHHQKNRIVRFNFVRSGSTVSYYVNKVLAAILSLHTVLIPKATPVTDDCNDHRWKWFKGCLGALDGTHINVLVGDADKPRYRNRKGQISTNTLAACDRNMQFVFFYPGWEGSAGDSRVLRDAVAQPDGFKVPQGCYYLCDNGYANSNGFLTPFRGVRYHLKEWGPGTAIPQNPREMFNMRHTKARNIIERAFAVLKMRWGILRSASYYPIQTQIRLIMSCFLLHNFIRREMENDPIEAELDGETMPFAQDAEFEGQEFVESVEPSAQWTQTREEIAQYMWNNR from the exons ATGCTCTTAGTAGACATCATGGATGTATACCGAGTTGAGACTACGGTGCTTGTCCGTCGGTATATGAATGCTAGGACACGAAGGGCTAAGCGTATAATTTTAGAGCACGCAAGAAGATGCAGTGTCCTATCAAAAATCCCTCGTCAAGAAGAACACCTCGGACGGCTAGTGAACTTCAGCGACATTGACTGTATATCTAATTTGCGTATGGATCGAAATACGTTTGGAAGATTATGTAGACTTTTAGTGGACCGAGCAGGGCTGCGAACTGGCAAAGTGCTTGGGGTGGAAGAACAATTGGCCATATTTCTAAGTGTACTATCGCACCACCAGAAAAATCGAATTGTCCGTTTCAACTTTGTTAGGTCCGGATCCACGGTTTCCTACTATGTGAATAAGGTGTTGGCTGCTATTCTAAGTCTTCACACAGTTCTCATACCTAAGGCGACTCCGGTCACTGACGACTGTAACGACCACCGTTGGAAATGGTTCAAG GGATGCTTAGGGGCGTTGGATGGGACACACATTAATGTCTTGGTAGGTGATGCCGATAAACCACGTTATAGAAATAGAAAGGGTCAAATATCAACCAACACGTTGGCTGCTTGTGACCGTAACATGCAATTTGTGTTCTTCTACCCCGGGTGGGAGGGGTCAGCTGGGGATTCCAGGGTGCTACGAGATGCAGTGGCGCAGCCAGATGGGTTTAAGGTTCCACAAG GATGTTACTACCTTTGCGATAATGGGTATGCAAATAGCAACGGTTTTCTGACACCATTTCGAGGAGTTAGATACCACTTGAAAGAGTGGGGACCTGGCACGGCCATACCACAAAATCCGAGAGAGATGTTTAATATGAGACACACGAAAGCTAGGAATATAATAGAGCGTGCTTTTGCTGTGTTGAAAATGCGGTGGGGTATCCTTAGGAGTGCATCATATTACCCGATTCAGACCCAGATTCGGCTAATAATGAGTTGTTTCTTATTACACAACTTCATACGGCGCGAAATGGAAAACGACCCCATAGAAGCTGAGCTGGATGGTGAGACTATGCCGTTTGCACAGGATGCCGAGTTTGAAGGTCAAGAATTTGTTGAATCTGTGGAACCATCCGCGCAGTGGACACAAACACGCGAAGAAATAGCACAATATATGTGGAACAACCGCTAG
- the LOC125198739 gene encoding uncharacterized protein LOC125198739 isoform X1: protein MRSHDSAQICMLLVDIMDVYRVETTVLVRRYMNARTRRAKRIILEHARRCSVLSKIPRQEEHLGRLVNFSDIDCISNLRMDRNTFGRLCRLLVDRAGLRTGKVLGVEEQLAIFLSVLSHHQKNRIVRFNFVRSGSTVSYYVNKVLAAILSLHTVLIPKATPVTDDCNDHRWKWFKGCLGALDGTHINVLVGDADKPRYRNRKGQISTNTLAACDRNMQFVFFYPGWEGSAGDSRVLRDAVAQPDGFKVPQGCYYLCDNGYANSNGFLTPFRGVRYHLKEWGPGTAIPQNPREMFNMRHTKARNIIERAFAVLKMRWGILRSASYYPIQTQIRLIMSCFLLHNFIRREMENDPIEAELDGETMPFAQDAEFEGQEFVESVEPSAQWTQTREEIAQYMWNNR from the exons ATGAGATCCCACGACTCTGCACAGATATGCATGCTCTTAGTAGACATCATGGATGTATACCGAGTTGAGACTACGGTGCTTGTCCGTCGGTATATGAATGCTAGGACACGAAGGGCTAAGCGTATAATTTTAGAGCACGCAAGAAGATGCAGTGTCCTATCAAAAATCCCTCGTCAAGAAGAACACCTCGGACGGCTAGTGAACTTCAGCGACATTGACTGTATATCTAATTTGCGTATGGATCGAAATACGTTTGGAAGATTATGTAGACTTTTAGTGGACCGAGCAGGGCTGCGAACTGGCAAAGTGCTTGGGGTGGAAGAACAATTGGCCATATTTCTAAGTGTACTATCGCACCACCAGAAAAATCGAATTGTCCGTTTCAACTTTGTTAGGTCCGGATCCACGGTTTCCTACTATGTGAATAAGGTGTTGGCTGCTATTCTAAGTCTTCACACAGTTCTCATACCTAAGGCGACTCCGGTCACTGACGACTGTAACGACCACCGTTGGAAATGGTTCAAG GGATGCTTAGGGGCGTTGGATGGGACACACATTAATGTCTTGGTAGGTGATGCCGATAAACCACGTTATAGAAATAGAAAGGGTCAAATATCAACCAACACGTTGGCTGCTTGTGACCGTAACATGCAATTTGTGTTCTTCTACCCCGGGTGGGAGGGGTCAGCTGGGGATTCCAGGGTGCTACGAGATGCAGTGGCGCAGCCAGATGGGTTTAAGGTTCCACAAG GATGTTACTACCTTTGCGATAATGGGTATGCAAATAGCAACGGTTTTCTGACACCATTTCGAGGAGTTAGATACCACTTGAAAGAGTGGGGACCTGGCACGGCCATACCACAAAATCCGAGAGAGATGTTTAATATGAGACACACGAAAGCTAGGAATATAATAGAGCGTGCTTTTGCTGTGTTGAAAATGCGGTGGGGTATCCTTAGGAGTGCATCATATTACCCGATTCAGACCCAGATTCGGCTAATAATGAGTTGTTTCTTATTACACAACTTCATACGGCGCGAAATGGAAAACGACCCCATAGAAGCTGAGCTGGATGGTGAGACTATGCCGTTTGCACAGGATGCCGAGTTTGAAGGTCAAGAATTTGTTGAATCTGTGGAACCATCCGCGCAGTGGACACAAACACGCGAAGAAATAGCACAATATATGTGGAACAACCGCTAG